The Armatimonadota bacterium genome has a window encoding:
- the rsmI gene encoding 16S rRNA (cytidine(1402)-2'-O)-methyltransferase, whose translation MTRKTGTLYVVATPIGNLEDITLRALRILREVDLIAAEDTRHTAKLLQHYGIQKLLLSYHEHNERRRTQELLMLLRTGRSVALVSDAGTPGISDPGYQLVRACVEERIPVVPVPGPSAILAALATSGLPTDRFLFAGFVPRKSSERRRFFEGLREERGTLILFESPERIVESLRDLRAVMGDRRVAVCRELTKLHEEVFRGFVRDAIARLEAHPPRGEITLVVEGAPPRSPEAEEAEQELRRLLERGESVRDAAEAVAQAYGISRREAYRRALRIRGVEG comes from the coding sequence ATGACGAGGAAAACGGGGACCCTGTACGTGGTCGCCACCCCCATTGGGAACCTGGAGGACATCACCCTCCGGGCCCTGCGGATCCTACGGGAGGTGGACCTGATCGCCGCGGAGGACACGCGGCATACCGCCAAGCTCCTGCAGCACTACGGGATTCAGAAGCTCCTGCTCAGCTATCACGAGCACAACGAGCGCCGGCGCACGCAGGAGCTCCTGATGCTCCTCCGCACGGGCCGGTCTGTGGCCCTGGTGAGCGACGCGGGCACCCCGGGGATCTCGGACCCCGGCTACCAGCTCGTCCGGGCGTGCGTGGAGGAGAGAATCCCGGTAGTCCCCGTGCCCGGCCCCAGCGCCATTCTCGCGGCGCTGGCGACCAGTGGACTCCCCACGGACCGGTTCCTGTTCGCGGGATTCGTGCCCAGAAAGTCCTCCGAGCGCCGCCGGTTCTTCGAGGGGCTTCGGGAGGAGCGAGGGACCCTCATCCTGTTCGAGTCCCCGGAGCGGATCGTGGAGAGCCTGCGGGACCTGCGGGCGGTGATGGGCGACCGGAGGGTGGCGGTCTGCCGGGAGCTCACGAAGCTGCATGAGGAAGTCTTCCGGGGTTTTGTCCGCGATGCCATCGCGCGCCTGGAGGCGCATCCTCCCCGGGGCGAGATCACCTTGGTGGTGGAAGGTGCTCCTCCTCGGTCCCCAGAGGCCGAGGAGGCGGAACAGGAGCTGCGGCGGCTGCTGGAGCGGGGGGAATCCGTGCGGGACGCGGCGGAAGCGGTGGCCCAGGCCTACGGGATCTCCCGGCGGGAGGCGTACCGGCGGGCCCTGCGGATCCGAGGGGTTGAGGGGTGA
- a CDS encoding gamma-glutamylcyclotransferase, which produces MSASGPPVRLFVYGTLRDPRLVRRLTGRTFPTEPACLPGWRLLSPRQTRSGYPEIVPDLRASVSGLVLHDVDSASLSVLDAYEEGYVRRRVQVLVATGVQEAEVYVPAYVLGEDAASRYHGPRRAGRDPGADPGRSG; this is translated from the coding sequence ATGTCCGCTTCCGGTCCTCCCGTACGCCTCTTCGTGTACGGCACCCTGCGGGATCCGCGACTCGTGCGTCGCCTCACCGGCCGCACCTTCCCCACGGAGCCCGCCTGCCTGCCCGGATGGCGGCTGCTATCGCCCCGGCAGACCCGCTCCGGCTACCCGGAGATCGTGCCGGACCTGCGGGCGAGCGTTTCGGGACTGGTGCTGCACGATGTGGATTCCGCCTCCCTATCTGTGCTCGACGCCTACGAAGAGGGGTACGTGCGCCGGAGGGTTCAGGTGCTCGTAGCAACCGGCGTGCAGGAGGCGGAGGTCTACGTTCCGGCCTACGTGCTAGGCGAGGATGCCGCGTCCCGCTATCATGGACCCAGACGTGCGGGGCGGGATCCTGGAGCGGATCCGGGGAGGAGTGGATGA
- a CDS encoding S41 family peptidase — protein MRRSRAAVLWMAGLVALLLAFSAGYALGSRAGVEAADPRNEGLRMLQSLSEALARQYIRKDLDWRALYDGAARGMLQALDDPYTAFFDAQGFRRFQEDFRGYFFGIGIFIEKQERRLLVVAPIENTPAWRAGLRPGDHITHIDGTPTAEMPIEEAVARIRGPRGTQVRLRIQRGERTFEVTITRDRIEITSVQGEEALSDRERQLLRGADLSYIRILAFNQDTADRFARQMVRVSQVQTQGLVLDLRSNPGGLVDQCTRVADFFVPSGPIVHEVDRDGRTRTLYATAREKYRKPVAVLVNEGTASCSEILAGALQDTGIAILVGQRTFGKGVITSVVDLPGGRGATITTAKYLTPKRRDIHRKGIQPDIVAGDRMEGKTPQELEAIRFEQLRRAVDALRRR, from the coding sequence ATGAGGAGAAGCCGGGCAGCGGTCCTGTGGATGGCGGGTCTTGTGGCCCTCCTGCTGGCGTTCTCCGCGGGCTATGCCCTAGGCAGTCGCGCGGGGGTGGAGGCGGCGGATCCCCGGAACGAGGGACTCCGGATGCTCCAATCCCTCTCTGAGGCCCTGGCGCGGCAGTACATCCGGAAGGACCTGGACTGGCGGGCCCTCTACGACGGCGCGGCCCGGGGCATGCTGCAGGCCTTGGACGACCCCTATACCGCCTTCTTCGACGCCCAGGGGTTCCGGCGGTTCCAGGAGGACTTCCGCGGGTACTTTTTCGGCATCGGGATCTTCATCGAGAAGCAGGAGCGGCGCCTGCTGGTGGTGGCGCCCATCGAGAATACGCCCGCATGGCGGGCGGGCCTGCGGCCCGGAGACCATATCACCCACATCGATGGAACCCCCACCGCGGAGATGCCCATCGAGGAGGCGGTGGCCCGGATCCGGGGGCCCCGGGGAACTCAGGTGCGCCTGCGGATCCAGCGGGGGGAACGCACCTTCGAGGTAACCATCACCCGGGATCGCATCGAGATCACCAGCGTGCAGGGGGAGGAGGCGCTTTCCGATCGAGAGCGCCAGCTGCTCCGCGGGGCCGATCTCTCGTACATCCGTATCCTCGCCTTCAACCAGGACACCGCGGACCGATTCGCCCGCCAGATGGTGCGGGTCTCTCAGGTGCAGACTCAGGGACTGGTGCTGGATCTCCGCAGCAACCCCGGGGGACTCGTGGACCAGTGCACCCGGGTGGCGGACTTCTTCGTACCCTCCGGACCCATCGTGCATGAGGTGGACCGGGACGGCCGGACGCGCACCCTCTACGCCACGGCCCGGGAGAAGTACCGAAAGCCCGTGGCAGTCCTGGTGAACGAGGGAACCGCCTCCTGCAGCGAGATCCTCGCGGGCGCCCTCCAGGACACCGGGATCGCGATCCTGGTCGGACAACGCACCTTCGGCAAGGGCGTGATCACCTCCGTGGTGGACTTACCGGGAGGTCGCGGCGCCACCATCACCACCGCCAAGTATCTCACCCCGAAGAGGCGGGACATCCACCGGAAGGGAATCCAGCCGGACATCGTGGCCGGAGACCGCATGGAGGGGAAGACCCCTCAGGAGCTGGAGGCCATCCGGTTCGAGCAGCTCCGAAGGGCGGTGGATGCCCTCCGTCGCCGGTAG